The following is a genomic window from Homalodisca vitripennis isolate AUS2020 chromosome 5, UT_GWSS_2.1, whole genome shotgun sequence.
AGACCATTTGGAGAAGGTTATTGTTACGAAAGTGTGGGAGAATGTTCCATACAAACGGCCAACCCCAGATACAAAGCGAGAATAGATGAAAAGCGTTGTTGGAAGAGGAGCGGTCAGTGAGTTAGGTCGGTTTCTTTGATCCGGCCATCCACGCCCCTGAGCGGTGTATGGAGGATGTGACCCTTCTCCACTAGTGGGTTCTGGACGTCTCCACTGGAATGTTCTGGAAGCTCTAGTGGCCTTATAAGGAGCTGTAGCTATGCAGCGAGTTGAGTTGAGCTTCAGAAGTGAATTTATGCTAATACTCGTAATCGTGACAGCTGGATTTTTGTAAACAGTTATTGACTGTGTCAGTGTTAAATATACTCGTGTGTAATTAGATAGGCAATTTACTTCATAGTGGATTGTGTCAGAATAGATTACACTTCGTGAGTTTTGTTaacaagtagtttatttaaagcCAGTCTAGTTTTAAGTagacattattaattatatttatttgtaagaataataaatattcagtatATTCAATAATCGCCTAGTGTTTAATTCAAACAAACCCGTaacattaatcttaaaaatactttacaacaATAAGGTGAGAACGAGATAAAGTTTCAAAAGCGTATAAATATACAACGGTGGAAGtaacacttcaataatatttaatgtcacCATTTGTTAATGCAACATCCTATGTTCTTACGTTGACATTCTcaattaagataaatatagtAAGAGACACTTATTAACAAGACGTTGTGTGGAAAGGCTTAACGGTATTTAATCTGTCTAAGTTACATAAACATCTTAGATGATGATTATTAGCGGAGCATTAGCTGACCCCATTTCAAAGGGGCTGAAATTTGTATTCCTGTCTGTGTGTTTAACTGACTGTCTAccttcgcacgatatctcgagaacttaCTAacctatagatttcaaattttacatgcaacttcaACGGAgcctattaaaatatatcttatttatacTTTCTCTGAAGAATTCGAATTGGAAAAAGTAAATATGTTCAATTATTATGTACTTGGAATGTTATGAAGACAGTTGTGTTGTATTAATACTGATATCAGATATGTTGAACCAACACCTATAATACAATAAGATATCAGACAACGAGGACACGTTTTATCAGTTATTTAATACGAACACGCGTATGTTTGAAAAGCTGGTTTAATATTTTCGTTTTACTTCCCTGCATAATGCTATCAAgaagtttatattatttgataaagttcttttgtatattgtttacaaaatataacaaaagtcaTAACACTCAGTTCTACTTTTTACTTAAATTGTGttgtaaattatgattttactaTCATGaaagtagaatttttttaaaatatgtattttaaagtaacttttggAAATTTCAAGCACAAGACTTGGTTAAATTATTCAGTGGCATTAAAAACTCTCACTGAATATATGAATTTGTGTTACTTAAATTAATGTAACTGATCTTTAATAtacagataaatttaattaatattattattgacgttCTTTATATTCAGTTCCCCACATGTTCCATTCGTATCGCCTGTTCGTACAGTCAATATTGTTGTACAATAAAAACggccaaatataaataatactgatTATGTGCTTTAGCGagtgaaaatagaaaataaatacaaacaggtAAAATAATACAAGCTGTTGGCTTAAGCTgacgtaaacaaaataaatagtgcaCCATTGTACATGCCTGTGTTAGCAATAGTTAATTAAGTAAGGTAATTATGATTAGTAAGGTAAATTTAGCGCATGGTGGAATATTCGTCATTATCTGCATTGTTTGAGAGCAGTTATGTAATAATGAGAACACGCAGAGGCATTTGTCCATAAATGCAGTAATTGGGGAGTCAACAAGAGCCCGTGGGTAcgaaaatttacgattattacgTGATTCAAGTGAATAATGGCTATAGGATCAAATTGTAAACAAGGGTACAATATAATTTAACCTGTTAACTTCTAAAAAccacacacatttatattttttccattaaattcaAACATGCAAGTTAAAGGTTTTAAGATCTTGCCTTAAACGTGTATACGATAAGCCATTTCAGCGGAATAAAGTGGGTGTTTTCGAAAATCTCAGGATGAATGGAAATATGAGGAATTCATCTTTAAATACTACACATAGTTATAAtagaacatttataatatttgtgaagtaatagaatatttaagATAAGGAAAGATGTAGGTTATAAtagaacatttataatatttgtgaagtaatagaatatttaagATAAGAAAAGATGTAGAATAGTTATAAtagaacatttataatatttgtgaagtaatagaatatttaagATAAGGAAATATGTAGTATCCCGTGTAACTTTCACTATGAGATAGGACCACGGTCACCATTTTAATAGCTTTGTATCAGCTTCTTTCAGTCGAATTGTACTCCCTCAGGTTTAGGCTTGAACAAATCTTTAACAAAAAGGTAACCCCACCAATCGCAACAGCAATCCTTTGCAGTAAACTGAAACTATCGGTCAATCCCTATGTCTCAACATTTACAAAAAGTGCTCCGGAGAATCCTTGTGAGACCCAGATGCATataggtttttgctgtacccagtgtatgTTCAACTGGATGGTAAAATCGAGCCAGATACGAACCCTACCGGTGTAGTCcttcaaattatttgtttacttcaGATCCTGATATGGGTGTATGCTTTGTTTCAGCAGCAACAAGATGACAAGATCGATATGGGTGACGTTGCTACTGCTGATACTGACAGGAGCGGTGAAAGCTCACATACACTTCCTGAGACTGGCAATTCTGGCGGCTGCAGGACTGGCGGGAATGTACATGGTACATCTACTGGCTCAGGACTGGACTAAGATACGACCTAACACACCTAACCTCACTCCGCTCATTCAACAGGCACTGCAGGGCATCCAGGGCCTCTCCAAACGGTCCATCCCTGACGTAAGTGTCGGTGCGAATTCtaatacacaaatacattttcatttagtgaaattcaaatatataaaattctttgaGATTTGAAACTATGATGATACAGAAGGTTTCATGTAACAGATAATTATCTATGCTTTGCTAAAACTCATATTCTACCAATATGAATAATATAGTATTTGATACACACCTGTCGTCATTGTCAGTGAATAAAATACATTCgttttgaatttatatagtaCTAGCTCtaaaacaattactaaaaatTCAGTTAGTTTTTGTTCAAAGATTTCtgaccaaaataaaataaaaaattattattaaagattattaatttaatttctattacatTACATTAGATATTATGACAATCGCTGATTCAGTTTATAATTCATTCTTAGATAAGGGGTTATTTTAACAGAACGAAACAATTGtctaagatataaataattaatattaggatagtgaaattataaaagttaaaacatagGAAATGTCATTATAGAGAACTACTAtttcagttaattatttaaactaaataaacaattaattttgtatataataacctgtatttttctaatatattataaaacagcaattattttttatttgaatttaatcttAATCTTCATGTATGACTGATGTTTCAACATTCTAGCTGGTCGATGTAGAGTGGCCAAACATGTGTTCATAATACCCAAATGTATTACGGGAATATTTTGTTTGGACGAAAGTGAGAAAACaagttatgaatataaaaatgaacaCGTAAGTATAATTTACTTACGTTAGTAGTTTGTAGAAGAATGTGTCTACAGGACTTCAGAAATAATACGAAGTTAACACCTATGATTACGTACATACAAAAGGAACAGAACAATTatgagaaagaaaataattatgagGAGTCAACCGGCTGTTAAGAAACATTATGTGGTGAATGCCAGTAAAATAGTGGTAGAAACACTAACCTGGGTAGGAATATGACAACTCGTGATAATATAAAGTAGCATTAAATGCTGTTAAGGAATAACAGTTCCTGGAGTCGTCACTTTAATCGGTTCTGCTAGTGACGGTAAAAAGAAAATGGTACAAATTAAGAGTAGCTCTCAAAACAAGAAATGAGtagtatatttgtaaattatgcgTTTATAACTAATTCGTCAAGGAATAATAGCTTAGAATTTGTGGCAGAATATCGGTTCACAAACTAAAGAAACTTTTTgcaaacaaaaattcataaagttattattatcTCAACTCACAGGCAGTTAcattatatttgtgattttttttgcTGATGTgctcttttgaaataaataaataaaaaaatatattaaaaattttagacaAAGATTTACTTCTTTTTTGACGTGTCTTCCATGTTTTTCAGGGAATAGTTGACGATAGTCTGAACGAGATCCCGACTTGGGACTCGGCCCTAGAGCAGGATCCCCTAGGGTGTGCTCGTAAACTGGTCTGTACTCTGGCTACCAGGCCACGCTCTTCCCTCAGGGCAGAAGAGACCAACATACTCGCCATGGTCAGGTTAGTTACTGTTATACTATATGCCTTAGTGGTAAGTGGATTTAGGAGTTTCGGTATTTAAATGTTAGATCAATGAAATGTTGTTTCATTTCacttatgttt
Proteins encoded in this region:
- the LOC124363579 gene encoding uncharacterized protein LOC124363579, whose amino-acid sequence is MSRLRPFGEGYCYESVGECSIQTANPRYKARIDEKRCWKRSGHSNKMTRSIWVTLLLLILTGAVKAHIHFLRLAILAAAGLAGMYMVHLLAQDWTKIRPNTPNLTPLIQQALQGIQGLSKRSIPDGIVDDSLNEIPTWDSALEQDPLGCARKLVCTLATRPRSSLRAEETNILAMVRAGVGDGGSREFEEAAKLGEQTRQESTCDHVYHKCYYSTRQLVKILRTF